The following proteins are co-located in the Ketogulonicigenium robustum genome:
- the fabF gene encoding beta-ketoacyl-ACP synthase II codes for MRRVVVTGLGLVTPLADGVEETWSRLLDGQSGAGTIKQFDASHLATTYACEVPLGDGTDGTFNADRYMEPKDQRKVDDFIIFGVAAAQQAVEDSGWVPQTEEDRFRTGVMIGSGIGGLKSIAETAVLIKEKGPRRVSPFFIPGALINLISGQVAIKHGFKGPNHAVVTACATGAHAIGDAARLIKYGDADVMIAGGAEASICEIGIAGFNACKALSTKAGDNPKAASRPYDADRDGFVMGEGAGVVVLEELEHALARGAKIYAEVLGYGLSGDAYHITAPSEDGEGGARAMAMAMRDAGVTAADIDYVNAHGTSTMADTIELGAVERLLGDAAANVTMSSTKSATGHLLGAAGAIEAVFSILAIRDQVAPPTINLDNPAVETKIDLAPNKKVARKIDVALSNSFGFGGTNASLIVGKYK; via the coding sequence ATGCGTCGTGTCGTCGTAACCGGTCTTGGCCTTGTCACCCCGCTTGCCGATGGGGTCGAAGAAACGTGGTCGCGTTTGCTGGATGGCCAATCCGGGGCCGGAACCATCAAGCAGTTTGACGCCAGCCATCTGGCCACCACCTATGCCTGCGAGGTTCCGCTGGGCGACGGCACCGACGGCACCTTTAATGCCGACCGCTATATGGAGCCGAAAGACCAGCGCAAGGTCGATGATTTCATCATCTTCGGTGTTGCCGCCGCCCAACAGGCTGTCGAGGATTCGGGCTGGGTGCCCCAGACCGAGGAAGACCGTTTCCGCACCGGCGTGATGATCGGTTCTGGTATCGGCGGGTTGAAGTCGATTGCTGAAACCGCCGTCCTGATCAAAGAAAAAGGCCCGCGCCGCGTGTCGCCCTTCTTTATTCCGGGCGCGCTGATCAACCTGATCTCGGGTCAGGTCGCGATCAAACACGGATTTAAAGGCCCGAACCACGCCGTTGTCACCGCTTGCGCCACCGGCGCGCATGCCATCGGCGATGCGGCCCGCCTGATCAAATACGGCGATGCCGATGTGATGATCGCGGGCGGGGCCGAGGCCTCGATCTGCGAAATCGGCATTGCAGGCTTCAACGCGTGCAAGGCGCTGTCGACCAAAGCGGGCGATAATCCCAAGGCGGCATCGCGCCCCTATGACGCCGACCGCGACGGTTTCGTGATGGGCGAGGGCGCAGGCGTCGTCGTGCTGGAGGAGCTGGAACACGCCCTTGCGCGCGGCGCGAAAATCTATGCCGAAGTGCTGGGTTACGGCCTGTCGGGCGATGCCTACCACATCACCGCCCCGTCCGAAGACGGCGAAGGCGGCGCGCGCGCGATGGCCATGGCCATGCGCGATGCAGGCGTCACGGCTGCCGACATCGACTATGTGAACGCGCACGGCACATCGACCATGGCCGACACCATCGAACTGGGCGCGGTCGAGCGTCTGCTGGGCGATGCCGCGGCGAACGTGACGATGTCCTCGACCAAATCGGCCACCGGCCACCTGCTGGGCGCGGCTGGCGCGATCGAGGCGGTGTTCTCGATCCTCGCGATCCGCGACCAAGTGGCGCCGCCGACGATCAACCTCGACAACCCTGCCGTCGAGACCAAGATCGATCTGGCGCCGAACAAAAAGGTCGCGCGTAAAATCGACGTGGCGCTGTCGAACTCGTTCGGGTTCGGGGGCACGAACGCTAGCCTGATCGTGGGAAAATATAAGTAA
- a CDS encoding acyl carrier protein gives MSDVAERVRKIVVEHLGVEEDKVVEAASFIDDLGADSLDTVELVMAFEEEFGIEIPDDAAETIQTFGDAVKFISEAQ, from the coding sequence ATGAGCGATGTCGCAGAGCGCGTGCGCAAGATCGTTGTAGAGCACTTGGGTGTGGAAGAAGACAAAGTAGTGGAAGCTGCTTCGTTCATCGACGATCTGGGCGCCGACAGCCTTGACACCGTTGAACTGGTGATGGCTTTCGAAGAAGAATTCGGCATCGAGATTCCCGATGACGCCGCTGAAACGATCCAAACGTTTGGCGATGCGGTGAAATTCATCTCCGAAGCTCAATAA
- a CDS encoding phage major capsid protein — translation MDPVQLSQITSEMENFLGEFSGFAAEVKQRLEQQETRMTRLDRKAAAHRPVLSRAADLDAPHQKAFDAYLRSGDDDGLRNLELEGKAMNTAVAADGGYLVSPETALTIQNVLGATASIRAISSVVNVDAASYDVLVDRTEPGAGWASETGTVAESGTPVIERVSIPLHELAALPKVSQRLLDDSAFDLEDWLANRIAQKFARAEAAAFINGDGVDKPKGFLTGTKVANTAWAWGNLGYIATGATDTLPADSIVDLVYALGAEYRAGASFVMNSKTTGVLRKLKDADGRFLWSDGLAAGEPARLMGYPVLIAEDMPDIAANAYAVAFGNFQSGYTIAERADLRVLRDPFSAKPHVLFYATKRVGGAVTDFAAIKLLKFAAS, via the coding sequence ATGGATCCGGTCCAATTATCGCAGATCACCAGTGAAATGGAAAACTTCCTTGGTGAATTCAGTGGCTTTGCAGCCGAAGTGAAACAACGACTTGAACAACAGGAAACCCGCATGACCCGTCTTGACCGCAAAGCCGCCGCCCACCGTCCCGTGCTGTCCCGCGCCGCCGATCTGGACGCCCCGCACCAAAAGGCGTTCGACGCCTACCTGCGCTCGGGCGACGACGATGGCCTGCGCAATCTGGAACTGGAAGGCAAGGCGATGAACACCGCCGTCGCGGCGGATGGCGGCTACCTCGTCTCACCCGAAACGGCGCTGACCATCCAGAATGTGCTGGGCGCTACCGCCTCCATCCGCGCCATCTCCAGCGTGGTGAATGTCGATGCCGCCAGCTACGACGTGCTGGTCGACCGCACCGAACCGGGCGCGGGCTGGGCGTCTGAAACTGGCACGGTCGCTGAATCCGGCACCCCCGTCATCGAGCGCGTCTCGATCCCGCTGCACGAATTGGCCGCGTTGCCCAAGGTCTCGCAGCGCTTGCTGGATGATAGCGCATTCGATCTGGAAGACTGGCTGGCCAACCGCATCGCGCAGAAATTCGCGCGGGCCGAAGCCGCCGCCTTCATCAACGGCGATGGCGTCGACAAGCCCAAGGGCTTCCTGACCGGCACCAAAGTCGCGAACACCGCGTGGGCATGGGGCAACCTCGGCTACATTGCAACCGGCGCGACCGATACGCTGCCTGCGGATTCCATCGTCGATCTGGTCTATGCCTTGGGCGCCGAATACCGCGCGGGCGCCAGCTTCGTGATGAATTCGAAAACCACCGGCGTGCTGCGCAAACTGAAGGATGCGGACGGCCGCTTCCTGTGGTCGGACGGCCTTGCAGCGGGTGAACCCGCGCGCCTGATGGGCTACCCCGTCCTGATCGCCGAAGACATGCCCGACATCGCCGCCAATGCCTATGCGGTCGCCTTTGGTAACTTCCAGTCCGGCTACACCATCGCCGAACGCGCCGACCTGCGCGTCTTGCGCGACCCGTTCTCGGCCAAGCCGCACGTGTTGTTCTACGCGACCAAACGCGTCGGCGGCGCGGTCACCGATTTCGCCGCGATCAAGCTGCTGAAATTCGCCGCGTCCTAA
- the fabD gene encoding ACP S-malonyltransferase yields the protein MRAFVFPGQGSQAIGMGKALADAYPAARAVFEEVDAALGENLSGLIWDGDIDTLTLTRNAQPALMATSIAALRALEAEGVTLQAAGFVAGHSLGEYSALCAAGALGLADTARLLRTRGDAMQAAVPVGVGAMAAILGLDFATVAAIAAEAGQGEVVQAANDNDPSQVVVSGHKAAVERACELAKEKGAKRALMLPVSAPFHSALMQPAADVMRDALAAVTINTPVVPVVANVMAEAVSDPATIRDLLVQQVTGSVRWRESVQWMAAQGVTEAWEIGAGKALSGMIRRIEKTIECRTIGTPEEAAAAAATLS from the coding sequence ATGCGCGCATTCGTATTTCCCGGGCAGGGGTCGCAAGCCATAGGCATGGGCAAGGCCTTGGCCGACGCCTATCCCGCCGCGCGGGCCGTGTTCGAAGAAGTCGACGCGGCGCTGGGTGAAAACCTGTCGGGTCTGATCTGGGACGGCGACATCGACACGCTGACCCTGACGCGCAACGCGCAGCCTGCGCTGATGGCAACCTCGATCGCGGCGCTGCGCGCGCTAGAGGCCGAAGGCGTCACATTGCAGGCCGCCGGTTTTGTCGCAGGGCACAGCTTGGGTGAATATTCGGCGCTTTGTGCTGCTGGTGCGCTGGGGCTGGCCGACACCGCGCGCCTTCTGCGCACGCGCGGCGACGCGATGCAGGCCGCCGTGCCCGTGGGCGTAGGCGCCATGGCGGCCATTCTGGGGCTGGACTTTGCCACCGTCGCCGCCATCGCCGCCGAGGCGGGGCAGGGCGAAGTCGTGCAAGCGGCCAATGATAACGACCCGTCGCAGGTTGTGGTCTCGGGCCACAAAGCCGCGGTCGAGCGCGCCTGCGAGCTGGCTAAAGAAAAAGGCGCCAAGCGCGCGCTGATGCTGCCCGTCTCGGCGCCGTTCCACTCGGCCCTGATGCAACCCGCCGCCGATGTAATGCGCGACGCGCTGGCTGCCGTGACGATCAACACCCCCGTCGTGCCGGTGGTGGCAAACGTGATGGCCGAAGCCGTCAGCGACCCGGCGACGATTCGCGATCTGCTGGTGCAGCAGGTGACGGGCTCGGTCCGGTGGCGCGAATCCGTACAGTGGATGGCCGCGCAGGGCGTCACCGAGGCCTGGGAAATCGGCGCAGGCAAGGCGCTGTCCGGCATGATCCGCCGCATTGAAAAAACTATCGAGTGCCGCACCATCGGCACCCCTGAAGAAGCGGCCGCCGCTGCCGCAACGCTGTCCTGA
- the rpsR gene encoding 30S ribosomal protein S18, which yields MATKPFFRRRKSDPFEGEGAPVIDYKDTRLLQRYISERGKIVPARITAVSAKNQRKLAQAIKRARFLALLPYAVK from the coding sequence ATGGCAACCAAGCCTTTCTTCCGCCGCCGCAAGTCCGACCCGTTCGAGGGTGAAGGCGCACCGGTTATCGATTACAAAGACACCCGTCTTCTGCAGCGCTACATTTCCGAGCGCGGCAAGATCGTTCCCGCCCGCATCACCGCCGTTTCGGCGAAAAACCAGCGCAAGCTGGCCCAAGCCATCAAGCGCGCGCGCTTCCTGGCGCTGCTGCCCTACGCAGTGAAATAA
- a CDS encoding GTA head formation protein, RCAP_rcc01685 family, translated as MAPPERPFLCAPGLRIEAQERLVALQFQQLQQQLERLEALIERLEKRLWLTVYGVLGAILAQAFQSFLQVAP; from the coding sequence ATGGCACCGCCTGAGCGCCCGTTCCTATGCGCCCCCGGCCTACGGATCGAGGCGCAAGAGCGGCTAGTCGCGCTGCAATTTCAACAACTTCAGCAACAGCTGGAACGCTTGGAAGCCCTGATCGAGCGGCTGGAAAAGCGGCTGTGGCTGACCGTCTACGGCGTTCTGGGCGCGATTTTGGCGCAGGCGTTCCAATCGTTCCTGCAAGTCGCGCCATAA
- a CDS encoding HK97 family phage prohead protease: MDLEFKYAALTPHNTGDGLKVSGYASLFGVRDQGGDVLQPGAFAASLAALKTQGNKVRMLWQHDPNTPIGVWDDVSEDATGLHVSGRLLPDVAKAREVAALLAAGAIDGLSIGYRTLRATKAADGSRLLHEVALWEVSLVTFPMLQQARVTQKADDSLLSALRQARATLANFN, translated from the coding sequence GTGGATCTTGAATTCAAATATGCCGCGCTGACACCGCACAACACCGGTGACGGGTTGAAGGTGTCGGGCTACGCCTCGCTGTTCGGCGTGCGCGATCAGGGCGGCGATGTGCTGCAGCCGGGGGCTTTCGCCGCCTCGCTGGCGGCGCTGAAGACCCAAGGTAACAAGGTGCGTATGCTGTGGCAGCACGACCCGAACACGCCCATCGGCGTCTGGGACGACGTGTCTGAGGATGCCACCGGCCTGCACGTTTCAGGCCGCCTGCTGCCCGACGTGGCCAAAGCGCGCGAGGTTGCCGCGCTGCTGGCCGCCGGTGCCATCGACGGGCTGTCGATTGGCTACCGCACGCTGCGCGCCACCAAGGCGGCGGACGGCAGCCGCCTGCTGCACGAGGTCGCCCTGTGGGAAGTCTCGTTGGTCACATTCCCCATGCTGCAGCAGGCCCGCGTGACGCAAAAGGCCGACGACAGTCTGCTGTCCGCCCTGCGCCAAGCCCGCGCCACCCTTGCCAATTTCAACTGA
- the mltG gene encoding endolytic transglycosylase MltG: MWKHLASNFLTFLVVALFLVAGVITWGVREYSAPGPLSQAICLRVPAGGTFGRTADDLRAQGAISSREVFLIMADYRQKRTQLKQGAFLIEPGATMESITDTITRGGASTCGAQVVYVVGVNDFSARIRQLDPDTGRYGEVARFDPTAEGEAPPEYATALAESDVQLAVQVVEGTTVWQVITSLNAIDTLNGDAAMPPEGMLAPDSYEFRRGTDTQALVQQMQDRQQSILDAAWAARDDNLPVSTPEQALILASIIEKETGVPEERRQVASVFVNRLRQGMRLQTDPTVIYGVTDGRGNLGRGLRRSELDGPTPWNTYVITGLPPTPIANPGRASIEAALNPDDTPYIFFVADGSGGHAFAVTLDDHNRNVARWRALGN, translated from the coding sequence ATGTGGAAGCATCTGGCGTCGAATTTCCTGACCTTTCTGGTCGTTGCGCTGTTTCTGGTGGCTGGTGTCATCACATGGGGCGTTCGGGAATATTCGGCGCCGGGCCCACTGTCCCAAGCGATCTGCCTGCGTGTCCCCGCCGGTGGCACGTTCGGGCGCACGGCGGATGATCTGCGGGCACAAGGCGCGATTTCCTCGCGCGAGGTGTTCTTGATCATGGCCGACTACCGGCAAAAGCGCACCCAACTGAAACAAGGCGCGTTCCTGATCGAGCCGGGCGCGACGATGGAAAGCATCACCGACACCATCACCCGCGGCGGCGCATCCACCTGCGGCGCACAGGTCGTCTATGTCGTCGGCGTCAACGATTTCAGTGCGCGCATCCGTCAGCTTGACCCCGACACCGGCCGCTATGGCGAAGTCGCACGTTTCGACCCCACCGCCGAGGGCGAGGCACCGCCCGAATACGCGACCGCGCTGGCCGAGTCGGACGTGCAGCTGGCCGTCCAAGTGGTCGAGGGTACGACCGTCTGGCAAGTCATCACCAGCCTGAACGCCATCGACACGCTGAACGGCGATGCCGCCATGCCGCCCGAAGGCATGCTGGCCCCCGATTCCTACGAATTCCGCCGTGGTACCGATACGCAGGCTTTGGTTCAGCAGATGCAGGACCGCCAGCAAAGCATCCTCGATGCCGCTTGGGCCGCGCGCGACGACAACCTTCCCGTCTCGACACCGGAACAGGCGCTGATCCTCGCCTCGATCATCGAGAAAGAAACCGGCGTCCCCGAAGAACGCCGCCAAGTCGCCAGCGTTTTCGTGAACCGCCTGCGGCAGGGGATGCGCCTGCAAACCGACCCGACCGTGATCTACGGCGTGACCGACGGGCGCGGCAATCTGGGGCGCGGCCTGCGCCGCAGCGAACTGGACGGGCCGACACCGTGGAACACTTACGTCATCACCGGCCTGCCGCCGACGCCGATCGCCAACCCCGGGCGCGCCAGCATCGAAGCCGCGCTGAACCCCGACGATACGCCCTACATCTTCTTCGTGGCGGACGGGTCGGGCGGGCATGCCTTTGCCGTCACGCTGGATGATCACAACCGCAACGTGGCGCGGTGGCGCGCGCTGGGGAACTGA
- a CDS encoding phage portal protein, whose translation MFGFGEKKQPVSVPEVKASAAGRVIAFGAAGRTAFAPREGSGLVRAGFGANPIGFRAVRLIAEAAAALPLILQDQTRRYDTHPVLDLLARPNSAQGQLELLEAAYAQILLTGNAYFEAVAPEGLPVELHVLRSDRMSVVPGTDGWPVAYDYAVGGRKHRFAVGEGASPICHIRSFHPHDDHYGLSPLSPAAAAIEVHNSASRWSRGLLENAARPSGAIVYRGADGNATLSPDQFDRLVAEMESQHQGARNAGRPMLLEGGLDWKPMGFSPSDMEFLQTKEAAAREIAIAFGVPPMLLGIPGDATYANYQEANRAFYRLTVLPLAARVTGALANWLEDFTGDWLDLRPDPDQIAALSVERDALWARVGGASFLSDAEKRVLLGLPALDGSDGTA comes from the coding sequence ATGTTCGGGTTTGGCGAAAAGAAACAGCCGGTGTCGGTGCCCGAGGTGAAAGCCTCGGCCGCGGGCAGGGTGATTGCGTTCGGGGCGGCGGGCCGCACGGCCTTTGCCCCGCGCGAAGGGTCTGGTCTGGTGCGGGCGGGCTTTGGGGCGAACCCCATTGGCTTTCGCGCCGTCCGCCTGATCGCCGAGGCCGCCGCCGCGCTGCCCTTGATCTTGCAAGATCAGACCCGCCGCTACGACACGCACCCCGTGCTGGATCTGCTGGCCCGCCCCAACAGCGCGCAGGGCCAGCTCGAGTTGCTCGAGGCTGCCTATGCCCAGATCCTGCTGACCGGAAACGCTTATTTCGAGGCTGTCGCCCCCGAGGGCCTGCCGGTTGAGCTGCACGTGCTGCGATCCGACCGCATGTCGGTGGTGCCTGGCACTGATGGCTGGCCGGTCGCCTACGACTATGCCGTGGGCGGGCGCAAGCACCGCTTTGCCGTGGGCGAGGGCGCATCGCCCATCTGCCACATCCGCAGCTTTCACCCGCACGATGACCACTACGGCCTGTCGCCCCTGTCGCCCGCCGCTGCCGCGATCGAGGTGCACAATTCCGCCTCGCGCTGGTCGCGGGGCTTGCTGGAAAACGCTGCGCGGCCCTCGGGCGCGATCGTCTATCGCGGGGCCGACGGCAATGCCACGCTGTCGCCCGACCAGTTCGACCGGCTGGTGGCTGAAATGGAAAGCCAGCATCAGGGCGCGCGCAACGCGGGCCGACCCATGTTGCTGGAAGGCGGCCTCGACTGGAAACCGATGGGTTTTTCGCCCTCCGACATGGAATTTCTGCAAACGAAAGAGGCCGCCGCCCGCGAAATTGCCATCGCCTTTGGCGTGCCGCCCATGCTGCTGGGTATTCCGGGCGACGCCACCTACGCCAATTACCAAGAGGCAAACCGTGCCTTCTACCGCCTGACCGTACTGCCGCTGGCCGCGCGTGTCACCGGTGCGCTGGCCAATTGGCTCGAGGATTTCACCGGCGACTGGCTGGACCTGCGCCCCGACCCCGACCAGATCGCGGCCCTTTCGGTCGAGCGCGACGCCCTGTGGGCGCGTGTTGGCGGGGCGTCGTTCCTATCGGATGCCGAAAAGCGCGTTCTGTTGGGCCTGCCTGCGCTGGATGGCAGCGATGGCACCGCCTGA
- the fabG gene encoding 3-oxoacyl-[acyl-carrier-protein] reductase: MFDLTGKTALITGASGGIGAAIARTLHGAGATVALSGTREAPLQALAEELGERAFVVPCNLSDMEAVEALPKAAAAAMGSVDILVNNAGITRDNLFMRMSDSEWDDVIAVNLTSTMRLSRGVIRGMMKARWGRIVNISSIVGATGNPGQANYAASKAGMVGMSKAIALEVASRGITVNCIAPGFIATAMTDALNEGQQTAILGQVPAGRMGNPDEIAAAVLYLASNEAAYVTGTTLHVNGGMAMI; the protein is encoded by the coding sequence ATGTTTGACCTAACCGGAAAGACCGCGCTGATCACCGGCGCATCGGGCGGCATCGGGGCTGCAATCGCGCGCACGCTGCACGGCGCGGGCGCAACCGTTGCCCTGTCCGGCACGCGCGAGGCGCCCCTGCAGGCGCTGGCCGAGGAGCTGGGCGAGCGGGCCTTCGTCGTCCCGTGCAACCTGTCCGACATGGAAGCTGTCGAAGCCCTGCCCAAAGCCGCCGCCGCCGCCATGGGCAGCGTCGATATTCTGGTGAACAACGCCGGCATCACGCGCGATAACCTGTTCATGCGCATGTCGGATTCCGAATGGGACGACGTGATCGCTGTCAACCTGACCTCGACCATGCGCCTCAGCCGCGGAGTGATCCGCGGGATGATGAAGGCGCGCTGGGGCCGCATCGTCAATATCTCGTCCATCGTGGGTGCGACGGGGAACCCTGGGCAGGCCAACTACGCCGCGTCCAAGGCCGGTATGGTCGGCATGTCCAAGGCGATCGCGCTGGAAGTCGCAAGCCGTGGCATCACCGTCAACTGCATCGCGCCCGGTTTTATCGCCACCGCGATGACCGACGCCTTGAACGAGGGGCAACAAACCGCCATCTTGGGGCAAGTTCCTGCTGGCCGCATGGGCAACCCCGATGAAATCGCCGCCGCGGTGCTGTATTTGGCCAGTAACGAGGCCGCCTATGTCACAGGCACCACGCTGCACGTGAACGGCGGAATGGCGATGATTTAA
- a CDS encoding DNA-packaging protein, whose product MKSAAGWLASAPAATRADFVAALSEAEVAALPWLFDFWALPHQLPPAGDWRTWVVMGGRGAGKTRAGAEWVRAMVEGARPASPGRARRVALVAQTIDQAREVMVFGDSGIMACCPPDRRPSWLAGRGVLRWPNGAEATIFSAHDPEALRGPQFDAIWADEVAKWRLAQEAWDMLMMGLRLGDSPRACVTTTPRGGAFLRGLLAQDSTVMTHAPTRANRANLAPGFVEAVEERYAGTHLGRQEIEGLLVEEAEGSLWPDRLIQLARTQIAPALDRIVVAVDPPVTGHAGSDACGIIVAGVQRRADGPPHFWVIEDATVQGASPNTWAKAAIAAFHRHGADRLVAEVNQGGALVESVLRQVDPNIPYRAVRATTGKAARAEPVSALYEQGRASHVAGLDLLEAQMALMTLQGFKGRGSPDRVDALVWAAHELILGPVAQPKIRSLF is encoded by the coding sequence ATGAAATCAGCTGCCGGTTGGCTCGCCTCGGCCCCTGCTGCGACGCGGGCTGATTTCGTCGCAGCCTTATCCGAGGCCGAGGTCGCCGCGCTGCCGTGGTTGTTCGACTTTTGGGCGCTGCCGCACCAACTGCCGCCTGCGGGCGACTGGCGCACATGGGTGGTTATGGGCGGGCGCGGCGCGGGCAAGACGCGGGCAGGGGCCGAATGGGTGCGCGCCATGGTCGAGGGGGCGCGCCCCGCGTCCCCCGGCCGCGCGCGGCGCGTGGCGCTGGTGGCGCAAACCATCGATCAGGCGCGCGAGGTGATGGTCTTTGGCGACAGCGGCATCATGGCCTGCTGCCCCCCCGACCGGCGCCCGTCGTGGCTGGCGGGGCGCGGCGTGTTGCGCTGGCCGAACGGCGCCGAGGCAACCATCTTTTCCGCCCACGACCCCGAGGCCCTGCGAGGCCCGCAATTCGACGCGATCTGGGCGGACGAGGTCGCCAAATGGCGGCTGGCGCAAGAGGCATGGGACATGCTGATGATGGGCCTGCGGCTGGGCGACAGCCCGCGCGCCTGCGTGACGACCACACCGCGCGGTGGGGCGTTCCTGCGCGGGTTGCTGGCACAGGATAGCACCGTGATGACCCACGCCCCCACACGCGCGAACCGCGCCAACCTCGCCCCCGGTTTCGTCGAGGCCGTCGAGGAGCGCTACGCCGGCACGCATCTGGGCCGGCAAGAGATCGAGGGCCTGCTGGTCGAGGAAGCCGAAGGCTCGCTTTGGCCAGACCGGTTGATCCAGCTGGCCCGCACGCAAATCGCCCCTGCGCTGGACCGGATCGTAGTAGCAGTTGACCCGCCAGTGACCGGCCACGCGGGGTCGGACGCCTGCGGGATTATCGTTGCGGGCGTGCAGCGCCGCGCCGACGGGCCGCCGCACTTTTGGGTCATCGAGGACGCAACCGTTCAAGGCGCGTCGCCGAACACATGGGCCAAAGCCGCAATAGCCGCCTTTCACCGCCACGGCGCCGACCGGCTGGTCGCCGAGGTAAACCAAGGCGGCGCGCTGGTGGAAAGCGTGCTGCGGCAGGTTGACCCGAACATCCCGTATCGCGCTGTGCGGGCCACCACGGGCAAGGCGGCCCGCGCCGAACCTGTCTCGGCGCTGTACGAACAGGGCCGCGCCAGCCACGTCGCGGGCCTTGATCTGCTGGAAGCGCAAATGGCGCTGATGACGCTGCAGGGCTTCAAGGGGCGCGGATCACCCGACCGCGTCGACGCGCTGGTCTGGGCCGCGCACGAGCTAATTTTGGGACCGGTGGCGCAGCCCAAAATCCGCTCCCTGTTCTGA
- the rpsF gene encoding 30S ribosomal protein S6, producing MPLYEHVLIARQDLSNAQAEGLIEHFSAVLADNGGAVVMSEYWGVKTMAYKINKNRKGHYAFLRTNAPAAAVLEMERLARLHDDVMRVLTIKVDAHEEGPSVQMQKRDERDRGERGDRPERGERRERR from the coding sequence ATGCCCCTGTATGAGCATGTATTGATCGCGCGTCAGGATCTGTCCAACGCGCAGGCCGAAGGCCTCATCGAACACTTCTCGGCCGTTCTGGCTGACAACGGCGGCGCCGTGGTCATGTCGGAATACTGGGGCGTCAAGACGATGGCCTACAAGATCAACAAGAACCGCAAAGGCCACTACGCCTTCCTGCGCACCAACGCCCCCGCGGCTGCCGTGCTGGAAATGGAACGTCTGGCCCGCCTGCATGACGACGTCATGCGCGTTCTGACCATCAAGGTCGACGCCCACGAGGAAGGCCCCTCGGTTCAGATGCAAAAGCGTGACGAGCGTGACCGCGGCGAGCGTGGCGACCGTCCCGAGCGCGGCGAACGCCGCGAGCGTCGTTGA
- the rplI gene encoding 50S ribosomal protein L9: MEVILLERVAKLGQMGQVVKVKDGYGRNYLLPQGKALRATEANIAKFESQKAQLEARNLETRKEAEAVGETLAGQSFVVIRSASDGGVLYGSVAGRDIAEAATAAGFTVDRHQVALIAPIKDLGVHDVTVRLHPEVEVTVSVNVARSAEEAELQASGKSIRELAAEAEAAAEFEIAELFDDLGGAVDEDEE; the protein is encoded by the coding sequence ATGGAAGTCATCCTGCTGGAACGCGTTGCCAAGCTTGGCCAGATGGGCCAAGTGGTAAAGGTCAAGGACGGTTACGGCCGTAACTACCTGCTGCCGCAAGGCAAGGCACTGCGCGCGACCGAGGCGAACATCGCCAAGTTCGAATCGCAAAAAGCTCAACTCGAGGCGCGTAACCTCGAGACCCGCAAAGAAGCCGAAGCCGTTGGCGAAACGCTGGCCGGCCAAAGCTTTGTCGTCATCCGTTCGGCTTCGGACGGTGGCGTTCTTTACGGTTCGGTCGCTGGCCGCGACATCGCGGAAGCTGCAACTGCTGCCGGCTTCACCGTTGACCGTCACCAAGTTGCCCTGATCGCACCGATCAAGGACTTGGGCGTTCACGATGTGACCGTGCGTCTGCACCCCGAAGTTGAAGTCACCGTTTCGGTGAACGTCGCACGTTCGGCTGAAGAAGCTGAACTGCAAGCCTCGGGCAAGTCGATCCGCGAATTGGCTGCTGAAGCCGAAGCTGCGGCCGAATTCGAGATCGCCGAGCTGTTCGACGACCTCGGCGGCGCTGTGGACGAAGACGAAGAATAA
- a CDS encoding DMT family transporter: MPWVYLILAGGFEIIWAYTMKLSDGFTKPLYTSITLVTMVCSFALLSIAMKTLPLGTAYMIWTGIGALGAFVIGVTFLGEALTPLRVVAALLLLSGLILMKLATK, translated from the coding sequence ATGCCTTGGGTTTATCTGATCTTGGCCGGCGGGTTCGAAATCATCTGGGCCTACACGATGAAGCTGTCGGATGGCTTCACCAAGCCGCTTTATACCAGCATCACCCTTGTCACGATGGTTTGCAGCTTTGCGCTGCTGTCGATCGCCATGAAGACGCTGCCGTTAGGTACCGCCTACATGATCTGGACGGGCATCGGCGCGTTGGGTGCTTTCGTCATCGGCGTGACCTTTCTGGGCGAGGCGCTTACGCCATTGCGCGTTGTTGCTGCCCTGCTGCTGCTGTCGGGCCTGATTCTGATGAAGCTGGCGACCAAATAA